A DNA window from Sulfitobacter noctilucicola contains the following coding sequences:
- the dapD gene encoding 2,3,4,5-tetrahydropyridine-2,6-dicarboxylate N-succinyltransferase — protein MSNAQLETAIEAAWDARDEITSATTGETRDAIEETLNALDSGSLRVAEKLDSGDWHVNQWAKKAVLLGFRIKDMEHQEGGPQGAGWWDKVDSKFKGWGDAQWKEAGFRAVPNCVVRRSAYIAPGVVLMPSFVNIGAYVDSGTMVDTWATVGSCAQIGKNVHLSGGVGIGGVLEPMQAGPTIIEDNCFIGARSEVVEGCIVREGSVLGMGVFIGQSTKILDRETGEVMYGEVPAGSVVVAGSMPSKNGVNLYCAVIVKRVDEKTRSKTSINDLLRD, from the coding sequence ATGTCTAACGCACAGCTTGAGACCGCCATCGAAGCCGCATGGGACGCCCGTGACGAAATCACATCAGCCACCACCGGTGAAACACGCGACGCGATTGAAGAGACGCTGAATGCGCTCGACAGTGGTAGCCTGCGGGTGGCGGAAAAGCTGGATAGCGGCGACTGGCACGTAAACCAGTGGGCCAAGAAGGCCGTTCTTCTGGGCTTCCGCATTAAAGATATGGAGCATCAGGAAGGTGGTCCGCAGGGTGCCGGATGGTGGGACAAGGTTGATAGTAAATTCAAAGGCTGGGGTGATGCGCAGTGGAAAGAGGCCGGTTTCCGTGCCGTTCCTAACTGTGTTGTACGCCGCTCCGCTTACATCGCACCCGGCGTGGTGTTGATGCCATCCTTCGTGAACATCGGTGCCTATGTCGATAGCGGCACAATGGTCGATACTTGGGCCACTGTTGGTTCTTGTGCTCAGATTGGTAAAAACGTGCATCTTTCCGGCGGTGTCGGCATCGGTGGCGTTCTTGAGCCTATGCAGGCTGGTCCGACAATTATCGAAGACAACTGCTTTATCGGTGCGCGTTCCGAAGTTGTCGAAGGCTGTATCGTCCGCGAAGGCTCGGTTTTGGGCATGGGTGTCTTTATTGGCCAGTCGACAAAGATCCTCGACCGTGAAACCGGCGAAGTGATGTACGGCGAAGTGCCTGCGGGGTCGGTCGTCGTGGCAGGCTCCATGCCGTCCAAGAATGGCGTGAACCTTTACTGCGCAGTGATCGTGAAGCGCGTGGATGAAAAGACACGCTCAAAAACTTCGATCAACGATCTTCTGCGCGACTGA
- a CDS encoding GlsB/YeaQ/YmgE family stress response membrane protein, whose amino-acid sequence MTGLGWFASIIVGGLAGWLAEKFMNREHNLMLNVFMGIVGAMLFNAVLVFIFGSTLGGWIGQLFVGFVGACVLIAAINMFRSRA is encoded by the coding sequence ATGACCGGACTTGGCTGGTTTGCATCCATTATCGTAGGCGGCCTCGCGGGCTGGCTTGCAGAAAAATTTATGAACCGTGAGCATAATCTGATGCTGAACGTGTTCATGGGCATCGTCGGTGCCATGCTGTTCAACGCTGTTTTGGTCTTTATCTTTGGATCGACCCTTGGTGGCTGGATCGGCCAGCTTTTCGTCGGGTTTGTCGGTGCCTGTGTGCTTATCGCAGCAATCAATATGTTCCGCAGCAGGGCATAG
- a CDS encoding Hint domain-containing protein → MTWLALCDHDDRRFSLRGLGADKKSEPLLEDTPRTLLTRGSIMFETRLSADGRPQVLFGYKTTYPWLRSLTFQAIPGGGIAMVQVQGEDITHAAIEHAEAGRTDVVRITYSWDSTLKWGRMTLEKPEETVVISVVVENPRPLSLDDIRDLMLGRSEQTFASDMIFAALSDQIEPIGPMPTLLPSTPIATPWGYKRASDLKRGDTVHTRDDGVVPILQTVARSVPARGSYRPIRLRAPYFGLKQDIIVAPDQRLLIDGPEVEYLFGQEAVLVPARHLVNGFAALTEPCGPIITYAQLLLPRHETLLAAGTCAESLYIGRIRRSDQNLSSSLLNGNDRSHLPEHSRPAHHVLRWYDAIHLARRRAA, encoded by the coding sequence ATGACCTGGCTTGCTCTGTGCGATCACGACGATAGACGGTTCTCTTTGCGGGGCCTCGGCGCTGACAAGAAAAGCGAGCCCTTGCTTGAAGATACCCCGCGCACTCTTCTGACCCGTGGCAGTATCATGTTCGAAACACGCCTGTCGGCAGATGGCAGGCCACAAGTACTTTTTGGTTACAAGACAACCTACCCGTGGTTGCGCAGCCTGACTTTTCAGGCGATTCCGGGCGGTGGCATCGCCATGGTGCAGGTACAGGGTGAGGACATTACCCATGCCGCTATTGAACACGCCGAAGCGGGTCGAACCGATGTCGTGCGGATCACCTATTCATGGGACAGCACCCTTAAATGGGGCCGTATGACGCTGGAGAAACCCGAAGAAACTGTTGTAATCAGTGTCGTTGTCGAAAACCCCAGACCGCTTTCGCTGGATGACATCAGGGATCTGATGCTGGGCCGCTCGGAACAAACCTTCGCAAGCGATATGATATTTGCGGCACTTTCGGATCAGATCGAACCTATTGGTCCGATGCCGACGTTATTGCCCTCTACCCCGATCGCGACACCATGGGGATACAAGCGCGCATCGGATTTGAAGCGGGGCGATACCGTGCACACACGTGATGACGGTGTTGTGCCAATCCTCCAGACGGTCGCGCGAAGCGTTCCCGCGCGAGGGAGCTATCGACCCATCCGCTTGCGTGCCCCATATTTTGGGTTGAAGCAGGATATTATCGTTGCGCCTGACCAAAGGTTGCTGATTGACGGGCCGGAAGTTGAATATCTGTTTGGACAAGAAGCGGTGCTGGTACCAGCGCGCCACCTGGTCAACGGTTTTGCAGCGTTGACCGAACCCTGCGGCCCGATCATTACGTATGCGCAACTTCTTTTGCCGCGCCATGAGACCCTTCTCGCGGCGGGAACCTGTGCCGAAAGCCTCTATATAGGGCGCATCAGACGCAGCGATCAAAACCTCTCCAGCAGTTTGTTAAATGGCAATGATCGTTCACATCTACCGGAGCATTCCCGCCCCGCACACCACGTTTTACGTTGGTATGACGCGATCCATCTGGCGCGCAGGCGGGCTGCTTAA
- a CDS encoding Hint domain-containing protein gives MVAASELPINTVREGTTATDMANSIFGNGVTVTGATYYGDIDSAGIYSGGDSVAPGVAPGDTGVIMSTGNAEDFTNSNGDANQRANTSTNTSGTNGFNQYNNAAGAATYDAATLDVDFIPDTDTMTMQFIFSSEEYPEFENSIYQDFVGVWINGTLVPMDVGNGDVDPGNVNTTNNINMYVNNQNDEFNTEMDGFTITLTLTLNVNVGVTNSMRIAIADVADSNYDSNLLIAGDSVQTDLVAISDDIELFPEGDKVIDVLANDINNGPGSLTIVQINGVDVSAGDIITLPTGQTVKLNADGTFTVTGDGDVENFNFTYTVDNGVDTDVGFVNATGVPCFVAGTLIATPDGECPAERLRPGDLVLTQDEGPQPLRWSGTRQVAALGDFAPIHIRANTFGKHRDLLVSPLHRVLIRDNLAELLFGESEVLVAARDLVNDRSVRRRVGGEVTYVHLLFDRHQVVFSEGLETESFLPGPQTTSSFEREIVDEICAIFPEIDPETGRGYSPAARRTLKRYEADLLRAAKVA, from the coding sequence ATGGTAGCAGCATCAGAGCTTCCGATTAATACGGTGCGTGAAGGCACAACGGCTACGGACATGGCCAATTCTATCTTCGGGAATGGCGTCACTGTAACCGGTGCAACCTACTATGGTGATATCGACAGCGCCGGTATCTATTCAGGTGGAGACTCTGTCGCGCCCGGTGTCGCGCCCGGAGATACCGGTGTCATCATGTCTACCGGTAATGCCGAAGACTTCACCAACTCCAATGGCGATGCGAACCAACGGGCCAACACCTCGACGAATACCTCCGGCACGAATGGCTTTAATCAGTACAACAACGCTGCTGGTGCCGCGACCTATGACGCTGCCACGCTGGACGTCGACTTCATTCCCGATACCGACACGATGACGATGCAGTTCATCTTTTCGTCCGAAGAATATCCGGAATTCGAGAACTCGATCTATCAGGATTTCGTAGGTGTCTGGATAAACGGCACACTTGTACCGATGGATGTCGGCAACGGGGACGTCGACCCCGGCAACGTCAATACCACCAACAACATCAACATGTACGTCAATAACCAGAATGACGAATTCAACACCGAGATGGACGGATTTACCATCACGCTAACGCTCACGCTGAACGTCAACGTCGGGGTTACGAACTCCATGCGCATCGCCATCGCGGACGTAGCAGACAGCAACTACGATTCAAACCTGTTGATTGCGGGCGATTCCGTCCAGACCGACCTGGTTGCGATTTCGGACGATATTGAGCTGTTCCCGGAGGGCGACAAGGTCATCGACGTTCTGGCCAATGACATCAACAACGGCCCCGGCTCGCTGACCATCGTGCAGATTAATGGCGTGGACGTGTCGGCAGGCGACATCATCACCTTGCCAACAGGGCAGACCGTCAAGCTGAACGCCGATGGCACCTTCACGGTTACAGGTGACGGTGACGTCGAGAACTTCAACTTCACCTATACCGTCGACAATGGCGTCGATACAGATGTAGGCTTTGTAAACGCGACGGGCGTGCCTTGCTTTGTCGCAGGCACTTTGATCGCGACGCCGGATGGAGAATGTCCGGCAGAACGTCTGCGCCCCGGAGACCTTGTTCTGACCCAAGATGAAGGACCGCAACCGCTGCGTTGGTCCGGTACACGTCAGGTCGCAGCCTTGGGTGACTTTGCGCCCATTCATATTCGGGCCAATACATTCGGCAAACACCGGGACCTGTTGGTGTCGCCGTTGCACCGGGTGCTGATCCGCGACAACTTGGCCGAGCTTTTATTCGGTGAAAGCGAAGTACTGGTTGCCGCCCGTGATCTTGTGAACGACCGGTCTGTCAGGCGCCGTGTCGGTGGTGAAGTCACCTATGTCCACTTGCTGTTTGATCGCCATCAAGTGGTGTTTTCCGAAGGACTGGAAACCGAGAGTTTTCTGCCCGGGCCACAAACGACCAGCAGCTTCGAAAGGGAAATTGTCGACGAAATTTGTGCCATTTTTCCTGAAATTGACCCTGAAACTGGTCGGGGATATTCGCCGGCAGCGCGGCGCACACTCAAACGCTATGAAGCAGATCTGCTGCGCGCGGCAAAGGTGGCCTGA